The Thunnus thynnus chromosome 22, fThuThy2.1, whole genome shotgun sequence genome includes a window with the following:
- the LOC137174042 gene encoding equilibrative nucleoside transporter 2 has protein sequence MKRCRDAPPDRGCLVGIIFFILGLGTLLPWNFFMTASLYFQGRLNKTEWNNGTAVQKEYYFNNWMTLLSQLPLLLFTLLNSILYQRISEAMRVAGSLVFMLLLFILTAVLVKVPMEEDRFFSVTMATIWFINSFGAVLQGSLFGLVGLLPQKYSAIFMSGQGLAGTFAAIAMLLAIASEADSETAALGYFITPCAGTLLTLFSYLLLSRLDFAQYYLDKNNKYEVGTTELLTESSTVENGKLNGHANGSVPSSTTNDSSPAEAEVDSPDGTKQAFLSLEQVERGQAKASVIEVFKKIWVMAFCVTFVFTVTLSVFPAVTADVRTSFPGKWERFFISVCCFLIFNINDWLGRTITTLIRWPRKESRLFPVLVVSRVVFIPLLMLCNVQSRSFLPVYFAHDGAFAAIMVLFSLSSGYFVCLSMSYAPQLVEPKDAETAGALMTFFLALGLSIGAALSFPFRALV, from the exons ATGAAGAGATGCAGAGACGCTCCTCCGGACCG GGGCTGCTTGGTGGGAATAATATTCTTCATTCTGGGCCTGGGAACGCTGCTACCATGGAACTTCTTCATGACTGCTTCATTG TATTTCCAAGGGCGCCTAAACAAAACAGAATGGAACAATGGCACAGCAGTCCAAAAAGAGTACTACTTCAACAACTGGATGACCCTGCTGTCCCAGCTGCCCCTGCTGCTCTTCACTCTGCTCAACTCCATCCTCTACCAGAG gatATCGGAGGCAATGCGCGTTGCAGGAAGCCTGGTTTTTATGCTGTTGCTCTTCATCCTCACAGCAGTGCTGGTCAAAGTGCCCATGGAGGAAGACCGCTTCTTCTCCGTCACCATGGCTACTATCTGGTTCATCAACT CGTTCGGTGCCGTGCTTCAGGGCAGTCTGTTTGGTCTGGTGGGACTGCTGCCTCAGAAGTACAGTGCCATCTTCATGAGCGGCCAGGGCCTCGCGGGGACCTTCGCTGCCATCGCCATGCTGCTAGCCATAGCCA gtgAAGCAGACTCTGAGACGGCAGCGTTGGGTTACTTCATCACGCCATGTGCGGGGACCCTGTTGACACTCTTCAGCTACCTGCTCCTGTCCCGCCTG GACTTTGCTCAGTATTAtctggacaaaaacaacaaatacgaGGTGGGCACCACAGAGCTGCTGACAG AGAGCAGCACAGTGGAAAACGGTAAGCTGAACGGCCATGCTAATGGCTCCGTGCCCAGCAGCACAACCAATGACAGCAGTCCAGCCGAGGCAGAGGTCGACAGTCCAGATGGGACCAAGCAGGCCTTCCTGTCACTGGAGCAGGTCGAGAGGGGACAAGCCAAGGCCTCGGTCATAGAGGTCTTTAAAAAG ATCTGGGTGATGGCGTTCTGCGTGACATTTGTGTTCACAGTCACTCTGTCAGTCTTCCCTGCTGTCACAGCAGATGTCAGAACATCTTTCCCAGGAAAATGGG AGCGCTTCTTTATCTCAGTGTGCTGCTTCTTGATTTTCAACATTAATGACTGGCTTGGTCGGACAATTACCACCTTGATACGTTGG cctcgTAAGGAGTCCCGTTTGTTCCCGGTGCTGGTTGTCTCCAGGGTGGTGTTCATCCCTCTGCTGATGCTCTGCAATGTCCAGAGTCGCTCCTTCCTTCCTGTTTACTTCGCCCACGATGGTGCTTTCGCTGCCATCATggttcttttctctctgtccagcGGATACTTCGTCTGTCTCTCCATGTCCTACGCACCACA